From a single Oreochromis niloticus isolate F11D_XX linkage group LG3, O_niloticus_UMD_NMBU, whole genome shotgun sequence genomic region:
- the LOC112846063 gene encoding programmed cell death 1 ligand 1-like, with protein MAAKIYIAFCWTCLVAFVCADQKNIKAEVGQNVTLPCRAPNNNPISVLKWSRADLKDKYVLLYKDERFEPDDQHPSFKNRVDLQDRQMKDGDVSLILSNVTINDTGTYECVVIPSGGGSPKLISIIDLSVVPPGE; from the exons ATGGCTGCCAAAATATATATCGCGTTTTGCTGGACTTGTCTGGTTGCCTTCGTCTGTGCAG accagaaaaacatcaaaGCTGAGGTTGGACAGAACGTCACTCtgccatgtcgagctccaaataATAATCCCATCAGTGTTTTAAaatggagcagagctgacctgaaagataAATATGTCCTTTTGTACAAGGATGAGCGATTTGAACCAGatgaccagcatccatcttttaagaaccgggtggatctgcaggacagacagatgaaggatggagacgtgtctctgattctgagcaatgtgacgattaatgatactggaacatacgagtgtgtTGTCATCCCCAGTGGTGGAGGCAGTCCGAAGCTCATCAGCATCATTGACCTGAGtgttgttcctccaggtgagtga